A single window of Enterobacteriaceae bacterium ESL0689 DNA harbors:
- a CDS encoding PilN domain-containing protein — protein MIQMINFLPWREMQRRQKRRIGVGYITGLLLTLATLFQVNLVMRHLDETLAGVRKTQEEQLYSQLRQREIALREQQQQSQQRRLQQQRSALTAAWHPRLRMIATLIPEQAWLTRLAYRQGTLIMTGKTLNLQELAQLEHGLNKVTGFQPAQAGEIHRNPQGIWMFSFTLTGESTRASVF, from the coding sequence ATGATTCAGATGATTAATTTTCTTCCCTGGCGCGAAATGCAACGCCGTCAGAAGAGGCGTATAGGGGTAGGGTACATAACCGGCCTGTTACTGACACTCGCCACTCTCTTTCAGGTGAATCTGGTTATGCGTCATCTTGATGAAACGCTGGCGGGAGTAAGAAAAACGCAAGAAGAGCAGCTTTATTCTCAGCTCCGGCAACGTGAAATTGCCTTGCGTGAACAACAGCAACAGTCACAACAACGGCGTTTACAACAACAGCGAAGCGCCCTGACTGCGGCCTGGCATCCGAGACTGCGAATGATAGCGACGTTAATACCGGAGCAGGCGTGGTTAACCCGGCTGGCGTATCGACAAGGTACGCTGATAATGACCGGCAAAACATTAAACCTGCAGGAATTAGCACAACTGGAACATGGGCTAAATAAGGTGACAGGGTTTCAGCCTGCTCAGGCGGGTGAAATACACCGTAATCCACAAGGGATCTGGATGTTTAGTTTTACGCTGACTGGAGAGTCTACCCGTGCATCTGTTTTTTGA
- a CDS encoding HofP DNA utilization family protein: MPGKGWCLLGLMAFFSLASERDPFQPPEDRCQTAQLTRWHYGGAVGHASRWIGILRDNNGKWLRVKENQSLSPGWRVQRLTTEKIEIITGPGCEPAHWIWQRRKGDAHALDKPAIAVAADTESRSTR; encoded by the coding sequence ATGCCGGGTAAAGGCTGGTGTCTGCTGGGGTTAATGGCCTTTTTTTCACTGGCGAGTGAACGCGATCCCTTTCAACCGCCTGAAGACCGGTGCCAGACGGCACAGCTGACCCGCTGGCATTATGGTGGCGCGGTAGGGCACGCATCTCGCTGGATTGGTATTTTGCGCGACAATAACGGTAAGTGGTTACGGGTGAAGGAGAATCAGTCATTATCACCCGGCTGGCGGGTTCAGCGGCTGACAACAGAAAAAATCGAAATCATAACCGGGCCGGGGTGTGAACCCGCACACTGGATATGGCAACGTCGTAAGGGAGACGCTCATGCGCTGGATAAGCCTGCTATTGCTGTTGCTGCCGATACTGAGTCGCGCAGCACAAGATAA
- a CDS encoding Imm8 family immunity protein — MRHTLLVRKYDPDEITKTITDYIDQCEGRDWMEIAQKLSRVFAWEYEDYPL, encoded by the coding sequence ATGCGCCATACCCTTCTGGTACGTAAATACGATCCCGATGAAATCACAAAAACTATCACTGATTATATCGATCAGTGTGAAGGCCGTGACTGGATGGAGATCGCACAAAAACTCTCCCGTGTCTTCGCCTGGGAATATGAAGATTACCCGCTTTAA
- the mrcA gene encoding peptidoglycan glycosyltransferase/peptidoglycan DD-transpeptidase MrcA: MKLVKYLLIFVICCILLGVGSIIGLYKYVEPQLPDVATLKDVHLQIPMQVYSAEGELIAQYGEKRRIPITLQDIPPELVNAFIATEDSRFYEHHGIDPVGIFRAVSIAMFSGRVSQGASTITQQLARNFFLSPERTFIRKIKEVFLAIRIEQLLTKREILELYLNKIYLGYRAYGVGAAAQVYFGKTPDQLSLSEMAIIAGLPKAPSTFNPLYSMARATQRRNVVLTRMLNEGYITQSDYNHASSETINAHYHAPEVVFSAPYLSEMVRQEMFNRYGEQAYEDGYRVYTTITRKNQQAAQQAVRDNILDYDMRHGYRGPANIWWKSSGASWSRARIIAALKALPDYPPLSPAAVLSVSPQTATVLLANGTSVTLNTESIRWARRFISDTSQGAMPRKVDEVLQAGEQIWLRQVNGSWWLSQLPDVNSSLVAVNPQNGAIIALVGGFSFNQSKFNRATQALRQVGSNIKPFLYTAAMDKGLTLASILNDVPISRWDAGAGSDWQPKNSPPQYAGPIRLRQGLGQSKNVVMVRAMRAMGVNYAAEYLQRFGFPEQNIVRTESLALGSASFTPLQVARGYAVMSNGGFLITPYFISKIENDRDHVIFEAKPKVACPQCNLPVIYGETTRSNILTESDTENIAATTPAPAYTPSDQNSQTPLVQSGMASEYAPHVINTPLAFLIKSALNSNIFGEPGWMGTGWRAGRDLQRRDVGGKTGTTNSSKDAWFSGYGPGVVTTVWIGFDDHRRDLGKTTVSGAIKDQISGYEGGAKSAQPAWDNFMKQVLDGVPEEPLTPPVGVVTINIDRNSGQLASGGSGYPEYFIEGTQPTQQSIQEAGTVVIDSDGDVHELF; encoded by the coding sequence GTGAAGCTCGTAAAGTATTTATTGATTTTTGTCATTTGTTGCATTCTGTTGGGAGTCGGATCGATTATTGGTCTTTATAAATATGTCGAGCCACAGCTTCCTGATGTTGCCACATTGAAAGATGTACATTTGCAGATCCCGATGCAGGTCTACAGCGCGGAAGGTGAATTAATTGCACAATATGGCGAGAAACGTCGTATTCCCATAACATTGCAGGACATCCCGCCTGAGCTGGTAAATGCGTTTATTGCGACCGAAGATAGCCGTTTCTATGAACATCACGGCATCGATCCCGTCGGAATTTTTCGCGCCGTCAGTATTGCGATGTTCTCGGGTCGTGTTTCGCAAGGTGCCAGTACTATTACCCAACAGCTGGCACGTAACTTTTTTCTGAGTCCCGAAAGAACCTTTATACGTAAAATCAAAGAAGTTTTTCTGGCTATCCGCATTGAACAGCTACTGACGAAAAGAGAAATTCTTGAACTGTATCTGAATAAAATCTACCTCGGTTATCGTGCGTATGGTGTGGGTGCCGCGGCACAGGTTTACTTTGGTAAAACGCCCGACCAGCTGAGCCTGAGCGAAATGGCGATTATTGCCGGGCTGCCAAAAGCACCATCAACGTTCAATCCACTGTATTCGATGGCGCGTGCCACCCAGCGCCGCAATGTTGTCCTCACGCGAATGCTAAACGAAGGTTATATCACTCAGTCAGATTATAACCATGCGAGTAGCGAAACTATTAACGCCCATTATCATGCGCCGGAGGTCGTCTTCTCTGCGCCCTATCTCAGTGAGATGGTGCGTCAGGAGATGTTCAATCGCTATGGTGAACAAGCATATGAAGATGGTTATCGGGTCTATACCACCATTACCCGTAAAAATCAGCAGGCGGCGCAACAGGCGGTTCGTGACAATATCCTGGATTATGATATGCGCCACGGCTACCGCGGCCCGGCAAACATATGGTGGAAAAGCAGTGGGGCATCGTGGAGCCGGGCCAGGATCATCGCCGCTCTGAAAGCACTACCTGACTACCCGCCGCTCTCCCCTGCCGCCGTTCTGTCGGTCAGTCCGCAAACGGCGACAGTGCTGTTAGCCAACGGTACATCAGTGACATTAAATACAGAGAGTATTCGCTGGGCACGCCGTTTTATTTCTGATACCTCGCAAGGGGCGATGCCACGTAAAGTGGACGAGGTCTTACAAGCCGGAGAGCAAATCTGGTTGCGTCAGGTGAACGGTTCATGGTGGCTGTCGCAGCTTCCGGATGTCAATTCGTCGCTGGTGGCTGTCAACCCACAAAATGGTGCGATTATCGCACTGGTTGGCGGCTTTAGTTTTAATCAGAGCAAATTCAACCGCGCTACCCAGGCACTGCGTCAGGTCGGGTCAAACATTAAGCCCTTTCTCTATACCGCGGCGATGGATAAAGGCTTAACGCTGGCGAGTATCCTTAACGATGTGCCGATTTCCCGCTGGGATGCTGGTGCCGGTTCTGACTGGCAACCGAAAAATTCACCACCACAATATGCCGGACCTATTCGCCTGCGCCAGGGGCTGGGACAGTCAAAAAACGTGGTCATGGTGCGCGCGATGCGCGCGATGGGCGTCAATTACGCGGCAGAATATCTGCAACGTTTCGGCTTTCCCGAACAAAATATCGTTCGTACCGAATCCCTCGCCCTGGGCTCCGCCTCTTTTACGCCGCTACAGGTGGCACGCGGTTACGCCGTGATGAGCAATGGGGGCTTTCTGATTACGCCCTACTTTATCAGCAAGATTGAGAACGACAGAGATCATGTTATTTTTGAAGCTAAACCGAAAGTTGCCTGTCCGCAGTGTAATTTACCGGTAATTTACGGCGAGACGACGAGATCGAATATTCTGACTGAGAGCGATACTGAAAATATCGCCGCCACAACGCCCGCACCCGCGTACACCCCGTCAGATCAGAACAGTCAAACGCCCCTGGTGCAAAGCGGCATGGCTTCAGAATATGCGCCACATGTGATTAATACGCCGCTGGCTTTCCTGATAAAGAGTGCGCTGAACAGTAATATTTTTGGTGAACCTGGCTGGATGGGAACAGGCTGGCGTGCCGGGCGCGACCTGCAGCGCCGCGATGTTGGCGGAAAAACAGGCACGACGAACAGTTCAAAAGATGCGTGGTTCTCCGGATACGGCCCTGGGGTGGTGACAACCGTATGGATTGGCTTTGATGATCATCGTCGCGATTTGGGAAAAACCACGGTATCCGGTGCGATTAAAGATCAGATTTCCGGTTATGAAGGCGGTGCAAAAAGTGCCCAGCCTGCCTGGGATAACTTTATGAAACAGGTGCTTGACGGTGTACCGGAAGAGCCATTAACACCCCCTGTTGGCGTGGTGACTATTAATATCGACCGTAACAGCGGGCAATTAGCCAGTGGCGGTAGCGGCTATCCGGAATATTTTATTGAAGGAACCCAGCCCACCCAGCAATCGATTCAGGAGGCAGGGACCGTCGTTATCGATAGCGATGGCGACGTTCACGAGCTTTTCTGA
- a CDS encoding pilus assembly protein yields the protein MAFLNWRIGMHIQHDAIVLVALRYTRARWQLCRWWQITLMPGIVDQGVVIDAIALARQLQDWRRELPWQHQVSVAFPANRTLQKRVPCPQQILNDSEQARWITGVMSQQLEMPASALCVDYCAVAQNKEWQVTAAQQSDIDKLRQLAASLKLRMVAIVPDANALSPFLSRLPEGSQGLAWRGDRHWLWATQDEWGSISCTDVPLFSQLASRIAVNPLCLCADPPTDDRCFNPWSVIHHLYPPLPDDGNRFAIALGLALGESIK from the coding sequence ATGGCCTTCCTTAACTGGAGAATAGGTATGCATATTCAGCACGATGCTATCGTGCTGGTCGCACTACGTTATACCCGCGCCCGCTGGCAGTTATGTCGCTGGTGGCAGATTACGCTGATGCCGGGAATTGTCGATCAGGGCGTGGTGATCGATGCCATCGCGCTGGCCAGACAGCTACAGGACTGGCGGCGGGAATTACCCTGGCAACATCAGGTAAGTGTCGCCTTTCCTGCCAACCGGACACTGCAAAAAAGAGTCCCTTGCCCTCAGCAGATATTGAATGACAGTGAACAAGCCCGCTGGATAACAGGCGTCATGTCACAACAGCTGGAAATGCCCGCATCAGCACTCTGTGTTGATTATTGTGCTGTTGCGCAGAATAAAGAGTGGCAGGTCACCGCTGCGCAACAGTCCGATATCGATAAACTACGCCAGCTCGCTGCAAGCTTAAAATTGCGAATGGTGGCGATTGTGCCGGATGCCAATGCGCTCAGCCCGTTTCTTTCACGGCTGCCCGAAGGTTCACAAGGTCTGGCATGGCGCGGTGATCGACACTGGCTGTGGGCGACTCAGGATGAATGGGGCAGTATCTCATGTACCGATGTACCGCTATTTTCGCAACTCGCTTCACGGATAGCGGTTAACCCACTTTGCTTATGTGCCGATCCCCCGACCGATGATCGCTGTTTTAATCCGTGGAGTGTTATCCATCATCTATATCCGCCACTGCCGGATGACGGGAACCGCTTCGCTATCGCACTGGGACTTGCGTTAGGAGAGTCGATAAAATGA